TCGGTTGCGATCAAGGTCGTCACGCGATTCTTTCGAAAAGCCTCCAACGCACGCTGACGCGCTGATTGCGACTTGTTGCCGTGGATCGCCAACGCCTCGATGCCTTCGCGGGCAAGCTTTTTAACGAGGTTGTTCGCTCCATGTTTTGTGCGGGTGAACACAATGGTGCGGTCGACTTGGTCGTTGGACAAGAACGAATGAAGCGCCTTGACCTTGCCACTCGTTTCAACAAAGCGCAAAGACTGCTTCACGCCATCGGCGGTCAGTGCTTTGCTGGGTACAGTCACGCTGACGGGATTGAACAAGAATGTCGCGGCTAGCTCGCGAATTTTTGGTGACAGCGTCGCCGAAAAGAACATCGACTGCCGATCCTCGGGAAGCTTCGCGACAATTTTGCGAAGTGCCGGGAGGAAGCCCATATCAAGCATCCGATCGGCTTCGTCCAAGACAAAAATTTGGATGTCAGCGAAGTTGACTTTGCCTTGGTCCATCAGGTCAATCAAGCGACCGGGTGTCGCGATCAGCACGTCAGTGCCTTTGCTGAGCGAGCGGACCTGTGCGTTTTGTTTAATGCCACCGTAAACAAGCGTTTGGCGGAACCGCATGTGCTTGCCATAGTCAGCAAAACTGTCCGCGATTTGAATCACCAATTCACGCGTCGGGGCCAAAATCAAAACGGTCGGGTGATAGGGCCGAGTCTTCGGCTTTTCACAGCCCAAGTAATCAAGAATCGGAATCGCGAAAGCCGCTGTCTTTCCGGTGCCGGTGCTGGCACAACCAAGAATATCAAGCCCTTCGATCGCTGGCGGAATCGCTTTTGATTGAATCGGGGTGGGTGTTGTGTAGTTCAACTCGCGTAGTGCTTTTTCAAGCGGGCTGAACAATTTCAATGTTTCAAAACTTTGCATCTAAATAACTCCACTCGACACACGCATCCATCGTCGCTGCGATGTGGTCGGTGCTGCCTATTGGCGATTTTGCTTCGCACGGGATCAAGAATAACGAAGCGGAGACGAATTCGTCTGGCGGCGAAAAGTGCTGGCATGAACCGAGGGCGTACATTCCCAAGGCTGCTGATCCATCAGCGACAATACCGCGTGAACTGAACTCGCTGCCAACAAGAATGCGAACGAGTGAATTGCGTCTAATGACGCAAACCGCTTCTCCAATGGGTCAACACGACCGTTGTTTAGCGGCAAATGGCAAACACCGGTTTGCCGTTAGAGAAGTTTCTTCCTACCTCAGGTGGGCTTCTCTTGATCGGACGACGCGACTATTGAACGTCGCCTCTCTCATTCATCCGATCGATTCATGCATTTGGGTGCTCATAGGACACACCAATTCACCTAAGCCTACAACCATGGCACCTAAATGCCAACTGCAATTGTCAAGCCTTGTTCAATTTGCACCAACGCGGCGCGTTACAAAGCTCTTTGGTGCGACACGGCACCAAAGTATTCATCCATCGGTTGCCCGGCACCGCCCCCCGACCGGCTACGAAGCGACATTGGCCCCCAATCCAACGGCAATTCTTCATCTGTCGCTCATACGACTTTTGCCAGCTTTTGACGGCCCAGCCTGAGACGCGGCTGCCGCGATAGACGGCCCCAGGCGTGCTTTCTGTATCGCAACAGGAATTCACGAAAAGTGTTTAAGCGGTTGTGCAGAGTTCTTCGCAGGTACCCACAACCAACTCTGGTGCGAATTGAAACCAACAAATTCACGAGAATAACAATGTCCCTGAAAAGCCTGCGACTCAAGTTCGCTTCGGCACTTGCCGCATTTGCCGTGATCACAGCAGGGGTACAAGCATTTGCCCAAGCTTCATCGAATGTCGAACTTCCACGATCAGAAACGATCGCTAGTGAAACAGCAGCCTCTAACAATATCACCAGCTCGAACCAGCCGCTCTACCAACGGCTATGTGAGCTCAATCGAGGATGGCTAGACCTTACGCCCCGCTTCGACCAGCTAACACAGCCGGTGAAGATGAATAGCGAGCACTCGCTGATCCAAATACACCTTCGCTTGGTAACGCTTGAACTTCTCGCCGCAGACGTTTCTCATCTGACGCCAGAGCAGAAATCAAACCGAGCAAAGCACATTGAAACCCTGAAGGCTTATACCGCCGCAGGTAGGTTCCCCAAAAACATCTATATCGCTGGCCGATGCCCGGTCTTTATCGATGCAAAAGGAACCCACTGCGCCGTCGGTTACCTCATTGCCGCCTCAGGCAATGCTGAGCTGGCAGAACAGATCAACGCAGAACACCAGCTAGACTTCCTTGCGAATATCAAAACCGATGGCCTTTCCCAGTGGCAGCAGTCATCAGGACTTGGATTAAACGAACTGGCTCTCATCCAGCCAACCTACCACCACTTCCGCAGCACAACGCTTCGCTACCCAAAGGAGCTTGAACAGCTAATTCTTGGTAACCCCGAACCACTGCGTGACTTGATCGAGAACGGAAAGCTAAGCGTCCACGCCAAAGCAAGCGGAAAGACATTGCTGCACTTTGCCGCCGCAGCAGGTGAACTGGATTTGGTTAAGCGACTGGTCGAAATGGGCGCAGATATCGAAGCCTGTTCGGATCTTGGCTGCGAAAAAACCTCGCTCACGAAAGCTGGTCGCTACAAACTGGTCAGCATTCTTTGGGATCAGCCTGTCAAAGTTTCTAGCGATGGCAAACGCGGCATTGGGGTTTATGGACCGGTATTCGCCACCTCTCGCGGCGGCTTTGTTGCGGACGTGCTGACAGATTACACGGGTGGGACCGCTGGCTTAAATGCGTTGGACTATGCCACACGCCCACCAACGGGGAGCGGCTACCGCATGGTCTCATACCGAAAAATCAGTCCAATTACGTTCGGAATGAAAAAGCTCCCTGTCGACGAAGCGTTCGAAGAGCTTTTGAACAATCGAAAGGCGGTCGCTCAGTGGCTAATAGAACAAGGCATGCAAACGTTGGAGCAACGAGAGCAAGCTTCGAACCATGAAGGCAACTGACTCTCCTCAGCAATGAACCATCCCGACAGGTGCACAGGAACTTCCGCAGATCAAGACTTTTCAGACGCAGGTCTTGTGCACCTGCGATTCGACAAACAGACGAAATCAAGCGGCCCGTTGACGGTCTTTCTTAGACGATATCTTGTGAGTGACACCAGGCTTGGGGTTCGTCCTCAATTCAAGCAGACGGACTAACGGCACCGCTTCGCCGACATTTGGCAATGAAAACGCCCCTTCGAAGTTGACGTTTATCCCGTTTCATCATGTCGCTCAGGCGGATCGAAATGATCGGTTGGATGATGACGGTTGCCAGCCCGATAAGCAGACCTACCAATCGGATAAAGCGATACCTTTTTGACGTGTCTGGTGACCGACAATGAATGTGAAAACGTTGCGAGTACTTTTCACTTTGGCTGCCTTAGGGTTTACCCAAGCTAGCGATGCCCGAGGCCAAGAAACATTCCAATCGCCCTCACTGATTCGCCTGCAGCAACAAGTCGATGCGCAAGCGTTTGAAATCGATCAGCTGAAGCAATTGCTGAATGAACAGCAGACCGCAACATCACTTCCCTTTGGAATCTTCCCTGACGACAGTGACACCGACTGCACACCAGGAAGCATCGCCCGCATCCCCTTGGTCATCCAACAGCCGGTCGAAGTCGATTGCGATGGCTTACTCGAATCCGGACCATCGCATCAGACGATTGATTTCTATTCGGACTTCAATAAAGGGTTCACGATCGTTCCCTTTGACAAACAAGCTCATCCCTTTCAGCTAAAAATCTGCAGCTGGATTCAGTTTCGACATCATGACTTCGAACAAGACATCACCTCGTGGACCGATCAATCGGGCACAACTCGTTCGGTTCGACACCGCAACGTATTTGACATCGAGCGTGCCCGTCTTGTGTTTAAAGGATATGCCGTCGACGAGCGTTTGACCTATTTCCTGCAGCTCGATGGCGACACAGATGGTTCACACACGGTTGACTTCATGGATTATTGGTGGGGATGGCAACTGACCGAAAACTTTCGAATTCAGATGGGCAAACGCAAAGTCCCCGGAAGCCGCCAGTGGATCATGTCGGCACGACGCACTCGCTTTGCCGACCGCCCGATGGCAAACGATTTCTTTCGACCTGATCGAACCGTCGGAATCTTCGGAATCGGAACGATTGGCGAGCGCTGCCAATACCAACTGATGGCCGGAGATGGCTATCGAAATGCAAATGTACCTAACTCACGCAGTGACGATCGCTTCGCATTTGCCGCCAGTAGCTACATCGATCCTTGGGGAGACTTTGGCGGGCAACTCGTCGATTTTGATCATTCCTGCACCCCACTGGTCCGAATTGGACATTCATTCGTCTATTCAAAACAAACGTCTGACCAAAGAGGTGTGCCACTGAGTGAAGCTGATTTCGTCCGGCTTTCTGACGGAACGCGTTTGACGCAAACCGGTGCGATCGGCCCCGGGGCGACGGTATCGAATTACGACATCTACATGTATGGAATTGATGCTGCGATCAAGTACATGGGCTGGAGCTTCGATTCTGAGATATATATGCGATGGATCGAAAGCTTGACCGCTGATCAACCTTTGCCGCAAAGCAGCCTGGAACAGCATGGCTTCTACGTCGAAGGCGGTCGGTTCCTGATACCCAAACGACTCGATGCGAACCTTCGATATTCGCAGGTTAGTGGGATGTTTGGAAACGGACTCGAATATGCAGTTGGCTTCAATTGGTATCCGCTGTCTGTCCCCCAAGTCAAAGTGACGTTCGATATTACAGAGTTAGACAGCAGCCCATTGCAAAGCACACCGAGTGATATTTTGGTCGGTGACGATGGAACGTTATTCCGGACACAGTTTCAGGCGGAGTATTAGGCCACAAATTCAGTAGGTCACTTCGTAAAAAATCCTGACCTGAAATCCTCACCCGA
This is a stretch of genomic DNA from Stieleria sp. JC731. It encodes these proteins:
- a CDS encoding porin; this translates as MNVKTLRVLFTLAALGFTQASDARGQETFQSPSLIRLQQQVDAQAFEIDQLKQLLNEQQTATSLPFGIFPDDSDTDCTPGSIARIPLVIQQPVEVDCDGLLESGPSHQTIDFYSDFNKGFTIVPFDKQAHPFQLKICSWIQFRHHDFEQDITSWTDQSGTTRSVRHRNVFDIERARLVFKGYAVDERLTYFLQLDGDTDGSHTVDFMDYWWGWQLTENFRIQMGKRKVPGSRQWIMSARRTRFADRPMANDFFRPDRTVGIFGIGTIGERCQYQLMAGDGYRNANVPNSRSDDRFAFAASSYIDPWGDFGGQLVDFDHSCTPLVRIGHSFVYSKQTSDQRGVPLSEADFVRLSDGTRLTQTGAIGPGATVSNYDIYMYGIDAAIKYMGWSFDSEIYMRWIESLTADQPLPQSSLEQHGFYVEGGRFLIPKRLDANLRYSQVSGMFGNGLEYAVGFNWYPLSVPQVKVTFDITELDSSPLQSTPSDILVGDDGTLFRTQFQAEY
- a CDS encoding ankyrin repeat domain-containing protein gives rise to the protein MSLKSLRLKFASALAAFAVITAGVQAFAQASSNVELPRSETIASETAASNNITSSNQPLYQRLCELNRGWLDLTPRFDQLTQPVKMNSEHSLIQIHLRLVTLELLAADVSHLTPEQKSNRAKHIETLKAYTAAGRFPKNIYIAGRCPVFIDAKGTHCAVGYLIAASGNAELAEQINAEHQLDFLANIKTDGLSQWQQSSGLGLNELALIQPTYHHFRSTTLRYPKELEQLILGNPEPLRDLIENGKLSVHAKASGKTLLHFAAAAGELDLVKRLVEMGADIEACSDLGCEKTSLTKAGRYKLVSILWDQPVKVSSDGKRGIGVYGPVFATSRGGFVADVLTDYTGGTAGLNALDYATRPPTGSGYRMVSYRKISPITFGMKKLPVDEAFEELLNNRKAVAQWLIEQGMQTLEQREQASNHEGN
- a CDS encoding DEAD/DEAH box helicase codes for the protein MQSFETLKLFSPLEKALRELNYTTPTPIQSKAIPPAIEGLDILGCASTGTGKTAAFAIPILDYLGCEKPKTRPYHPTVLILAPTRELVIQIADSFADYGKHMRFRQTLVYGGIKQNAQVRSLSKGTDVLIATPGRLIDLMDQGKVNFADIQIFVLDEADRMLDMGFLPALRKIVAKLPEDRQSMFFSATLSPKIRELAATFLFNPVSVTVPSKALTADGVKQSLRFVETSGKVKALHSFLSNDQVDRTIVFTRTKHGANNLVKKLAREGIEALAIHGNKSQSARQRALEAFRKNRVTTLIATDVAARGIDIDGVSHVVNFDMPVEPESYVHRVGRTGRAGAEGVAVSFCTSGEMQELKAIENLIGFKLRIENPEFQHSASSGSPAKKRSHGGRRRGSSPRPQGNSTKSQNSKSLNSKARKSKGQHSSHQQATGQAKRRHKRRPNVTSA